From Halosolutus amylolyticus, a single genomic window includes:
- a CDS encoding DUF7555 family protein yields MGERFRSLARIWADALTYALAVTAVAAVAALVLSVATGGGLVRTKAFLFVGGWVLLAYATVRLWPTSPEDVGDPQRNRVGESLPETETSTRFQTFVRRLPPMRWIQSPPPEDRMTTQGKLLLGSLLVLLLSFLLETVFGVG; encoded by the coding sequence ATGGGGGAGCGATTTCGATCACTCGCTCGAATCTGGGCGGACGCGCTCACGTACGCCCTCGCGGTGACTGCCGTGGCTGCCGTCGCCGCCCTGGTGCTCAGCGTCGCGACCGGGGGCGGACTCGTCCGCACGAAGGCGTTCCTTTTCGTCGGCGGCTGGGTGCTTCTCGCCTACGCGACGGTTCGGCTGTGGCCGACCTCGCCGGAGGACGTCGGGGACCCCCAGCGGAATCGCGTCGGCGAATCGTTGCCCGAAACGGAGACGTCGACGCGGTTCCAGACGTTCGTCCGGCGCCTGCCGCCGATGCGATGGATCCAGTCGCCGCCGCCCGAGGATCGAATGACGACACAGGGGAAGCTCCTGCTCGGCAGTCTCCTGGTGTTGTTGCTGTCGTTCCTGCTGGAGACCGTCTTCGGTGTCGGCTGA
- a CDS encoding DUF7529 family protein, translated as MIDDPDVSDPRIARQQDPQGVQTEAWKRTLEDMEAIAESRRDDGWEVVTIMAAHTDTVSRDMGEEDTFGLMHVVPNNYVDRFTDVYDSDEFTEYLAYGTDVNGFMFVVTELIDPPAERSILIASRYDMTRAEGMINAAEDAGVLYTHLKTIDGTIIGSFEHEEYEPLISRPNA; from the coding sequence ATGATCGACGACCCCGACGTTTCTGATCCCCGGATCGCCCGCCAACAGGATCCCCAGGGAGTGCAGACGGAAGCCTGGAAACGAACGCTCGAAGACATGGAGGCGATCGCCGAGAGTCGCCGCGACGACGGGTGGGAGGTCGTCACCATCATGGCCGCCCACACCGACACCGTGAGTCGTGACATGGGCGAAGAGGACACGTTCGGGCTCATGCACGTCGTGCCGAACAATTACGTCGACAGATTCACCGACGTCTACGACAGCGACGAGTTCACCGAGTACCTGGCGTACGGGACCGACGTCAACGGATTCATGTTCGTCGTGACCGAGCTGATCGATCCGCCGGCCGAGCGATCGATCCTGATCGCCAGCCGGTACGACATGACTCGCGCCGAGGGCATGATCAACGCCGCGGAAGACGCGGGCGTCCTGTACACGCACCTCAAGACGATCGACGGGACGATCATCGGCTCGTTCGAGCACGAGGAGTACGAACCGCTGATTTCCCGGCCGAACGCGTAG